One part of the Georgfuchsia toluolica genome encodes these proteins:
- the corA gene encoding magnesium/cobalt transporter CorA — protein MLVNCAVYQNGIKLRDLPVEDISDYVIRPDCFVWVALQDASHEELAKMQEEFSLHPLAVEDAHHGHQRPKVEEYGDSLFVVMHLLELVEGELKTGEVDVFAGRNYVLSVRNHCSHGFLDVRERCERESHLLQHGSGFVLYALMDAVVDRYFPLLDDLDEELEAIEEIIFAKGKVRSNTERLYELKRKITILKHAVTPLMEASSKLSGGRVPPVCVNHEAYFRDVYDHLVRINASLDGIRDTAGTAIQVNLSMATIEENEVNKRLAAWAGIFAVATAFAGIWGMNFKSMPELDWAYGYPAALAVIAVTCGVLYHRFRRAGWL, from the coding sequence ATGCTCGTCAATTGTGCCGTCTACCAGAATGGCATCAAGCTGCGTGATTTGCCGGTCGAGGACATCAGCGATTATGTGATTCGCCCCGACTGTTTCGTCTGGGTCGCTTTGCAAGATGCCAGTCACGAGGAACTGGCCAAGATGCAGGAGGAGTTCAGCCTGCATCCGCTCGCAGTCGAGGATGCTCATCACGGCCATCAGCGACCCAAGGTGGAAGAATACGGCGACTCGCTTTTCGTCGTGATGCATCTGCTGGAACTGGTCGAGGGCGAACTCAAGACAGGTGAAGTCGATGTCTTCGCCGGCAGGAACTATGTGCTTTCGGTGCGCAATCACTGCAGCCACGGTTTCCTCGACGTGCGCGAACGCTGCGAACGCGAATCGCATCTGCTGCAGCATGGTTCCGGCTTCGTGCTCTACGCTTTGATGGATGCGGTGGTCGATCGCTATTTCCCGCTGCTGGACGATCTCGACGAGGAACTTGAAGCCATCGAGGAGATCATCTTCGCCAAGGGCAAGGTGCGCAGCAATACCGAACGTTTGTATGAATTGAAACGCAAGATCACTATATTGAAGCATGCCGTAACGCCACTGATGGAAGCCAGCAGCAAGCTGTCCGGCGGACGCGTGCCGCCGGTTTGCGTTAATCACGAAGCTTATTTTCGCGACGTGTATGACCATCTGGTGCGCATCAACGCCTCGCTCGACGGTATTCGCGATACCGCCGGCACGGCGATCCAGGTCAATCTGTCAATGGCGACGATCGAGGAAAATGAAGTGAACAAGCGGCTTGCTGCCTGGGCCGGGATTTTCGCTGTCGCCACCGCCTTTGCCGGCATCTGGGGCATGAACTTCAAGTCCATGCCAGAACTCGACTGGGCTTACGGCTACCCGGCCGCACTGGCGGTGATCGCAGTGACATGCGGAGTGCTGTACCACCGCTTCAGGCGCGCCGGCTGGCTATAG
- the tpx gene encoding thiol peroxidase — MSSIITLKGSSIEVSGDFPKSGQQAKPFTLVDKGLADVTLKEFAGKRKILNIFPSIDTPTCAMSVRKFNQQANDKPNTVVLCISADLPFAQSRFCGAEGLSNVVTLSTMRGRGFLEDYGVALKSGPLSGVAARGVVVLDENDKVVYSELVSEIANEPDYAAALAALK; from the coding sequence ATGTCCAGCATCATAACGCTCAAGGGAAGCAGCATCGAAGTCAGCGGCGATTTTCCCAAGTCCGGCCAGCAGGCCAAACCGTTTACGCTGGTCGACAAGGGCCTTGCCGACGTCACGCTGAAGGAGTTTGCCGGCAAGCGCAAGATACTCAACATTTTCCCCAGCATCGACACGCCCACTTGCGCCATGTCGGTGCGCAAGTTCAACCAGCAGGCCAACGACAAGCCAAACACCGTCGTGCTCTGCATTTCGGCCGACCTGCCGTTCGCGCAGTCGCGCTTCTGCGGCGCTGAGGGTCTCAGCAATGTGGTGACGCTGTCCACCATGCGCGGCCGTGGCTTTCTCGAAGACTACGGCGTGGCCTTGAAATCGGGGCCACTGTCCGGCGTCGCGGCGCGTGGCGTGGTCGTGCTCGACGAGAACGACAAGGTGGTGTACAGTGAACTGGTAAGCGAGATCGCCAACGAACCGGACTACGCGGCGGCACTTGCGGCGCTGAAGTGA
- a CDS encoding response regulator, translating into MAASILTVDDSASMRQMLGFILRSAGYDVVQAANSEEALNYAGERRFDMILTDQNMPGSDGISLVQALRALPAYSRTPIVLLTTESSDEMKAMGRAAGATGWMVKPFDPNRLLEVVRKFVS; encoded by the coding sequence ATGGCAGCGTCCATTTTGACGGTAGACGACTCCGCTTCGATGAGGCAGATGCTGGGCTTTATTTTGAGGTCAGCGGGTTACGATGTGGTTCAGGCCGCCAATAGCGAAGAGGCTTTGAATTATGCGGGCGAGCGCAGATTCGACATGATTCTGACCGATCAGAACATGCCGGGCAGCGACGGTATCTCCCTGGTCCAGGCGCTGCGCGCGCTGCCCGCCTATAGTCGCACGCCGATCGTCTTGCTTACCACGGAGTCCTCGGATGAAATGAAGGCCATGGGCAGGGCTGCGGGCGCAACAGGATGGATGGTCAAGCCGTTCGATCCAAACCGCCTGTTGGAAGTTGTGAGGAAATTCGTCAGCTAA
- a CDS encoding CoA pyrophosphatase, with amino-acid sequence MHDLLSVENLRQWLRQAHTFEPEHSEDVVALEGLTPAAVLVPLVVRESGITLLLTQRTAHLHNHAGQISFPGGRIDPEDSGYVAAALREAEEEVGLVAGQIEVIATLPRYGTVTGFIIEPVVGLVTPPLNLKLDDFEVADVFEVPLGFLMDEANWRLENVAFGGRTRQYWTMPWRDRYIWGATAGMIVNFKHCLDHGRRR; translated from the coding sequence ATGCACGATTTACTTTCTGTCGAGAATCTGAGGCAATGGTTGCGCCAGGCGCATACCTTTGAGCCCGAGCACAGTGAAGACGTTGTTGCCCTTGAGGGACTGACGCCGGCAGCGGTGCTGGTGCCGCTGGTGGTGCGCGAGAGCGGCATTACGCTATTGCTGACGCAGCGCACGGCGCATTTGCATAATCATGCCGGCCAGATCAGTTTTCCTGGCGGCCGCATCGACCCCGAGGATTCCGGTTACGTCGCGGCGGCATTGCGCGAGGCCGAGGAGGAAGTTGGACTGGTCGCGGGTCAGATTGAAGTGATTGCGACCCTGCCGAGGTATGGCACCGTTACCGGTTTTATCATCGAACCCGTGGTGGGGCTGGTGACGCCGCCGCTTAATCTGAAACTCGACGATTTCGAGGTGGCTGACGTGTTCGAGGTTCCGCTCGGTTTCCTCATGGATGAAGCCAACTGGCGTCTTGAAAATGTCGCGTTTGGCGGAAGGACCCGCCAGTATTGGACCATGCCGTGGCGTGACCGTTATATCTGGGGCGCCACCGCCGGCATGATCGTGAATTTCAAGCACTGTCTTGATCATGGGCGGCGGCGCTGA
- a CDS encoding protein kinase domain-containing protein produces MNSNPAIERSDSIGKYQLLRELGSGATSTVYLARDRFQQRDVAIKVIHANQLDGEAGMLFQRMFFSEATLVGRLQHPHVVELLDAGIDDNDCYIVMEYVEGTTLEKLCVPGRLAPFDTVADIVYKCCKGLSFAQRHGLVHRDIKPANILMGRDGSIKVTDFGAAVSMKTAQVTHVSGLGSVAYMSPQQIHGHSLTFQTDIYSLGVVLFKMLTGCTPFNAESLADLGDMITGTDVPAPSKLRREVPPQLDAIVRRATARDLDRRYRTWDEFAADLARFAAGAPRTTRIISEKEKFKTLRELPVLAGLSDTEIGAILPGTTWRDFPPNARVLSEDDKGYSFSILVEGELKVVKGGRTIGEIHSGDWFGEIAYLTRGRVRRTVSLVSDSSVRTVEFNPDLVWVLLEGAERKVDAILLDRLALRLTEANEKLSRISTEDKMDTYSDVRGNAG; encoded by the coding sequence ATGAATTCGAATCCCGCAATTGAAAGGTCAGATTCGATCGGCAAATATCAGTTGCTGCGCGAATTGGGCAGCGGTGCGACGAGTACTGTATACCTCGCGCGCGACCGCTTTCAGCAGCGCGATGTGGCGATCAAGGTTATCCATGCAAACCAGCTTGATGGCGAAGCGGGCATGTTGTTTCAGCGCATGTTCTTTAGCGAAGCCACGCTCGTCGGCAGGCTGCAGCACCCGCACGTGGTCGAGCTTCTGGATGCGGGTATCGACGACAACGACTGCTATATCGTCATGGAATACGTCGAGGGGACAACCCTTGAGAAGCTTTGCGTGCCGGGGCGGCTTGCCCCTTTCGATACGGTCGCCGACATCGTCTACAAATGCTGTAAAGGCTTGAGTTTCGCGCAGCGTCATGGCTTGGTCCATCGCGACATCAAGCCGGCCAATATCCTCATGGGGCGCGACGGGAGTATCAAAGTCACCGATTTCGGGGCGGCGGTAAGCATGAAAACTGCGCAAGTGACGCACGTCTCGGGGCTCGGATCGGTCGCCTACATGTCGCCGCAACAGATCCACGGCCATTCGCTGACATTTCAGACCGACATCTATTCGCTCGGTGTCGTGTTATTCAAAATGCTTACCGGCTGCACGCCATTCAACGCGGAATCCCTCGCGGACCTGGGGGATATGATCACCGGCACCGACGTGCCGGCGCCCAGCAAGCTGCGCCGTGAGGTTCCGCCGCAGCTTGACGCGATCGTCCGGCGCGCCACTGCGCGGGATCTCGACCGGCGCTACCGCACATGGGACGAATTCGCCGCCGACCTCGCGAGATTCGCGGCCGGAGCTCCGCGCACAACGAGGATCATTTCGGAAAAAGAAAAATTCAAGACGCTGCGCGAATTGCCGGTGCTGGCGGGATTGTCCGATACGGAGATCGGAGCGATTTTGCCGGGAACCACCTGGCGCGACTTCCCTCCCAACGCCCGGGTTCTATCGGAGGATGACAAGGGGTATTCCTTCTCCATCCTCGTCGAGGGAGAGCTCAAAGTGGTGAAGGGTGGGCGGACGATCGGGGAAATTCACTCTGGCGACTGGTTTGGCGAGATCGCCTATCTGACGCGGGGGCGCGTCCGGCGTACCGTGAGCCTGGTATCGGACAGCAGCGTCCGGACGGTCGAATTCAACCCCGACCTGGTCTGGGTGCTTCTGGAAGGCGCCGAGCGCAAAGTCGACGCGATATTGCTGGACAGGCTGGCTCTCAGGCTTACGGAGGCGAATGAAAAACTGTCGCGGATTTCTACCGAAGATAAAATGGATACTTATTCAGACGTGAGGGGAAATGCCGGATGA
- a CDS encoding chemotaxis protein CheW codes for MTKSFSGGGAVAPSAVVEEQAGSEYLTFTLGQEEYGIEILKVQEIRGYEAVTRIANAPEFIKGVMNLRGIIVPIVDMRIKFNLGKVEYDEFTVVIILNVVGRVVGIVVDSVSDVIQLGAEQIRAVPDFSSSTFDTQYITGLGTIEQRMLILVDIEKLMSGADMALIEQATLQ; via the coding sequence GTGACGAAATCATTCTCGGGGGGAGGCGCGGTTGCGCCGTCGGCGGTGGTGGAGGAGCAGGCGGGCAGTGAATACCTGACATTCACGCTGGGCCAGGAAGAGTACGGCATCGAGATACTGAAGGTACAGGAGATACGGGGCTACGAGGCGGTGACGCGGATTGCGAATGCACCCGAATTCATCAAGGGCGTGATGAACCTGCGCGGCATCATAGTGCCGATCGTGGACATGCGGATCAAGTTCAATCTGGGCAAGGTGGAATACGACGAGTTCACGGTGGTGATCATTCTGAACGTGGTGGGGCGGGTGGTGGGGATCGTGGTGGACAGCGTATCGGATGTAATTCAGTTGGGGGCGGAGCAAATCCGGGCGGTGCCGGATTTTTCCTCATCGACTTTCGATACCCAATACATCACTGGGCTGGGCACCATTGAGCAGCGCATGCTGATCCTGGTGGATATCGAGAAACTGATGTCGGGGGCCGACATGGCCCTGATCGAACAGGCAACGCTGCAATAG
- a CDS encoding type 1 glutamine amidotransferase, translating to MNSVTKPVAVFRHTSSEGPGYFATFLDAHSVPWQLIKIDEGEAVPASIEAFSGFCFMGGPMSVNDDLPWIPPILDLIRQAVSRDIPVIGHCLGGQLIAKSLGATVSRNPVKEIGWGRVEITSPLAGEWLGDTQSFEAFHWHGETFSIPPGATRLLQSDYCGNQAYAIGKTLGMQCHIEMTEAMIRLWNRSWQKENATPGSSVQRPEEMYERLEERISAMRAVANRIYGHWIEVLTA from the coding sequence ATGAATTCGGTGACAAAGCCGGTCGCGGTGTTCAGGCATACCAGCAGCGAAGGGCCGGGCTATTTTGCCACATTCCTCGACGCTCACTCGGTACCTTGGCAACTCATCAAAATCGATGAAGGAGAAGCCGTCCCCGCATCAATCGAGGCGTTCAGCGGGTTCTGCTTCATGGGCGGGCCGATGAGCGTCAATGACGATCTGCCCTGGATTCCACCGATACTCGACCTGATCCGGCAGGCGGTATCGCGTGACATTCCCGTCATCGGTCATTGTCTCGGCGGCCAACTCATTGCCAAGTCGCTAGGCGCAACCGTATCGCGCAATCCGGTCAAGGAAATCGGCTGGGGCCGCGTCGAAATCACCAGTCCGCTCGCAGGCGAATGGCTTGGCGACACGCAATCGTTTGAGGCCTTTCATTGGCATGGTGAAACCTTTTCCATTCCGCCCGGCGCCACGCGCCTGCTGCAAAGCGATTATTGCGGCAACCAGGCCTATGCCATCGGCAAGACACTGGGTATGCAATGCCATATCGAGATGACCGAAGCCATGATTCGTTTGTGGAATCGGTCGTGGCAAAAGGAAAACGCCACACCCGGCTCTTCGGTGCAGCGGCCTGAGGAAATGTACGAGCGGCTGGAAGAGCGTATTTCCGCAATGCGCGCCGTCGCCAACAGAATCTATGGGCACTGGATCGAAGTGTTAACCGCTTGA
- a CDS encoding methyl-accepting chemotaxis protein, producing the protein MKIGVRLGVGLGIGLLVLLLEAMLGIMNTTNAISLNRTMAENNRETIALSSAQSAVWALRWDVAQFIAVTEANERKQIVDNQEKLRKQFSNAISLYQGGARTAEENAAIKDLMDAFGRYIDARPKWFELYGSGKMEEASAFRAEHLTPAGRSTVKALAKLIDLQQRIVDAQGQDTAAAMSQGRLLLKLTIGAALLGTVLVGMILVRSITRPLSEAVRVAQRVAAGDLTSEVDIKSKDEIGELLQALKEMNQSLKKIVGEVRNGTDEIGSASEQIASGNADLSQRTEQQASSLEETASSMEELTSTVKLNAENAKQANQLAAGASAVAVKGGLVVGQVVETMSSINESSKKIVDIISVIDGIAFQTNILALNAAVEAARAGEQGRGFAVVATEVRTLAQRSAAAAKEIKQLIGDSVHKVEAGTRLVDEAGKTMEQIVSSVKRVTDIMGEIAAASQEQGHGIEEVNQAIVQMDRVTQQNAALVEEAAAAAESMQEQAQSLAQAVAVFKLGEGMERPVSLVRERKHGVPRSRPIVTHAPAHKPLDAGAPTERRLSIAHGFGHAAEKPENDQWTEL; encoded by the coding sequence ATGAAAATCGGTGTTCGGCTTGGTGTCGGACTTGGAATAGGCTTACTGGTGCTGTTGCTGGAAGCCATGCTGGGCATCATGAACACTACCAATGCAATTTCTCTCAATCGCACGATGGCGGAAAACAATCGGGAGACGATCGCGCTCTCCAGCGCGCAAAGCGCCGTTTGGGCGCTGCGATGGGATGTCGCGCAATTCATCGCCGTGACGGAGGCAAATGAGCGAAAGCAGATCGTCGATAACCAGGAAAAGCTGCGCAAGCAGTTCAGCAATGCCATCAGTCTCTATCAGGGCGGCGCTCGTACCGCGGAGGAAAATGCGGCCATCAAGGATCTTATGGACGCATTCGGACGGTATATTGACGCCCGGCCCAAGTGGTTCGAACTCTACGGCAGCGGCAAGATGGAAGAAGCGTCGGCATTTCGTGCCGAGCATCTCACGCCGGCAGGCAGGTCAACGGTCAAGGCCTTGGCCAAGCTAATCGATCTCCAGCAAAGGATTGTCGACGCTCAAGGGCAGGATACGGCAGCCGCGATGAGCCAAGGTCGACTTCTGCTCAAATTAACGATTGGGGCCGCACTGCTGGGCACGGTATTGGTGGGGATGATTCTTGTTCGGTCGATTACCCGCCCGCTTAGCGAAGCGGTTAGGGTGGCGCAACGCGTGGCGGCGGGGGATCTCACCAGCGAGGTGGATATCAAGAGCAAGGATGAGATTGGCGAGTTGTTGCAGGCGTTGAAAGAGATGAACCAGAGCCTGAAGAAGATCGTGGGCGAAGTGAGAAACGGTACCGACGAGATCGGCTCGGCTTCGGAACAGATCGCCAGCGGCAACGCCGACCTGTCGCAGCGGACCGAGCAGCAGGCGAGTTCGCTGGAAGAGACGGCGAGCTCGATGGAAGAACTGACCAGCACGGTGAAGCTGAACGCGGAGAATGCGAAGCAGGCCAATCAACTGGCGGCGGGAGCTTCCGCGGTGGCGGTGAAGGGCGGCCTGGTAGTGGGGCAGGTGGTGGAGACCATGAGTTCGATCAACGAGAGTTCGAAAAAGATCGTGGACATTATCTCGGTTATTGACGGCATTGCGTTCCAGACCAACATCCTGGCGCTGAACGCGGCGGTGGAAGCGGCGCGGGCAGGCGAGCAAGGGCGGGGTTTTGCGGTGGTGGCGACGGAAGTGCGCACGCTGGCGCAGAGGAGCGCGGCGGCGGCCAAGGAGATCAAGCAATTGATCGGCGACTCGGTGCACAAGGTGGAGGCTGGCACGCGGCTGGTGGATGAAGCGGGCAAGACCATGGAGCAGATCGTGTCCTCGGTGAAGCGGGTGACCGACATCATGGGCGAGATTGCGGCGGCGTCGCAGGAGCAGGGCCATGGCATCGAAGAGGTGAACCAGGCGATCGTGCAGATGGATCGTGTGACGCAGCAGAACGCGGCGCTGGTGGAGGAAGCGGCCGCGGCCGCGGAGTCGATGCAGGAACAGGCGCAATCCCTGGCGCAGGCGGTAGCGGTGTTCAAGTTGGGTGAGGGCATGGAGCGCCCGGTCTCGCTGGTGAGGGAGCGCAAACATGGGGTGCCCCGGTCGCGGCCAATTGTCACGCATGCGCCGGCGCACAAGCCACTCGATGCTGGCGCGCCTACTGAGCGACGCCTGAGCATCGCGCACGGGTTCGGCCATGCGGCTGAGAAGCCCGAAAACGACCAATGGACCGAGCTATGA
- a CDS encoding acetyl-CoA C-acyltransferase family protein, translated as MMTRDVVVLGAARSAVGSFGGSLSGIEPCELAGMVMKDVIARSGVDPKQINYVTVGNCIPTESRFAYVPRVASIQAGLAPESIAMQVNRLCSSGLQAIVSTAQSIMLGDDDFGIGGGVEVMSRGAYLSPAMRSGARMGDTTLVDAMVAVLTDPFGVGHMGLTAENLAVKWKISREEQDAFALESQRRAAAALAEGRFKSQIVPITLKSRKGDLVFDTDEYIKAGTTLEVLAKMKPAFKKDGTVTAGNASGINDAASFFVLAAADVAAKSGYKPIARLVSYAVAGVPNDVMGEGPIPATKLALKRAGLTLDQMDVIEANEAFAAQSITVSKGLGLDPAKTNPNGGAIAIGHPVGASGAVIATKALYELQRINGRYALVTLCIGGGQGISVIFERI; from the coding sequence ATGATGACAAGAGATGTGGTGGTATTGGGCGCGGCACGTTCCGCCGTAGGTTCCTTTGGTGGTTCGCTCTCCGGCATCGAGCCGTGCGAACTGGCTGGCATGGTCATGAAGGATGTCATCGCCCGCTCCGGAGTCGATCCCAAGCAAATCAACTATGTGACGGTTGGCAACTGCATTCCAACCGAGTCGCGCTTTGCCTATGTGCCGCGAGTTGCCTCGATTCAGGCTGGTCTGGCGCCGGAGTCCATTGCGATGCAGGTGAATCGTCTGTGCTCTTCCGGCTTGCAGGCCATCGTGTCCACTGCGCAATCAATCATGCTGGGCGATGACGATTTCGGCATCGGCGGCGGCGTCGAAGTCATGTCGCGCGGTGCTTACCTGAGTCCTGCCATGCGCAGTGGCGCGCGCATGGGCGATACCACCCTGGTCGATGCGATGGTCGCCGTGCTGACCGATCCGTTCGGTGTCGGCCACATGGGCCTCACCGCCGAGAATCTGGCGGTGAAATGGAAGATTTCGCGCGAGGAGCAGGATGCCTTCGCGCTCGAATCGCAACGCCGGGCCGCCGCTGCGCTGGCTGAGGGACGTTTCAAGAGCCAGATTGTCCCGATCACACTGAAAAGCCGCAAGGGCGATCTTGTGTTCGACACCGATGAATATATCAAGGCCGGCACTACGCTGGAAGTGCTGGCAAAAATGAAGCCGGCTTTCAAGAAAGACGGTACGGTGACTGCCGGCAATGCATCCGGCATTAACGATGCAGCTTCGTTCTTCGTGCTGGCCGCCGCCGATGTCGCTGCAAAGTCCGGCTACAAGCCGATTGCGCGCCTGGTGTCGTATGCCGTCGCTGGCGTGCCGAATGACGTGATGGGTGAAGGTCCGATCCCGGCCACCAAACTGGCCCTGAAACGCGCTGGCCTGACGCTGGATCAGATGGATGTGATCGAGGCCAATGAAGCCTTTGCCGCGCAGTCGATCACGGTTTCGAAGGGGCTCGGGCTTGACCCGGCCAAGACCAATCCGAATGGCGGCGCCATTGCCATCGGCCACCCGGTCGGCGCCAGTGGCGCGGTGATCGCTACCAAGGCGCTGTATGAGTTGCAACGCATCAATGGCCGTTACGCGCTGGTCACCTTGTGCATTGGAGGCGGGCAGGGGATCTCAGTCATCTTCGAACGCATCTGA
- a CDS encoding CobD/CbiB family protein, producing MTLFPAIVALVIEQYRPLPVQGWVMAPLSRSFAFLDRQFNDGKYRHGIVAWLFGVAAPALLLAIGYLLLAASYPLAALLLAVATLYLTMGFRQFSHHFTNVQLALRAGELDRARALLAEWRGRSGDRLGSNEIARLAMEQALIECHRHVFAPLIWFSLFGPGGALFYRLALFAQRYWKDGPPEIGSTRFGQFSQRAFYLIDWLPLRLTAVAFAVTGDFEDAIFCWRTQAAGWPEPEQGILLASGAGAMGVRLGLPVQDSAYGVEDRPEMGLGDDADADFMQSAIGLAWRTLVLYLLVMALVWIAGWVN from the coding sequence ATGACCCTGTTCCCCGCCATCGTCGCGCTTGTCATTGAGCAGTACCGGCCCCTGCCGGTACAAGGCTGGGTAATGGCGCCGCTGAGCCGTAGTTTCGCCTTCCTCGACCGCCAGTTCAATGACGGGAAATATCGTCACGGCATAGTGGCCTGGCTGTTCGGCGTGGCGGCTCCGGCGTTGCTGCTGGCCATCGGCTATCTGCTGCTGGCCGCCAGTTACCCCCTTGCCGCCCTGCTGCTGGCAGTTGCCACGCTTTATCTAACCATGGGCTTCCGCCAGTTCAGTCATCATTTCACCAATGTGCAGTTGGCATTGCGCGCAGGAGAACTCGACCGCGCCAGAGCGCTTCTGGCCGAGTGGCGTGGCAGGTCGGGTGACCGGCTTGGCTCCAACGAGATTGCCCGTCTGGCGATGGAACAGGCCTTGATCGAATGCCACCGGCATGTCTTTGCGCCTTTGATCTGGTTTAGCCTGTTCGGGCCTGGTGGGGCGTTGTTCTACCGTCTGGCCCTGTTTGCACAGAGATACTGGAAAGACGGCCCGCCGGAAATCGGAAGCACGCGCTTCGGCCAGTTTTCTCAACGTGCCTTTTATCTGATCGACTGGTTGCCGTTGCGGCTCACGGCCGTCGCTTTTGCCGTGACAGGCGATTTCGAGGATGCGATCTTCTGCTGGCGCACTCAGGCAGCAGGCTGGCCGGAACCGGAGCAAGGTATACTCCTCGCCAGCGGTGCCGGCGCCATGGGCGTTCGCCTTGGTTTGCCGGTTCAGGATAGTGCTTATGGCGTTGAAGACCGCCCGGAAATGGGGCTGGGTGACGATGCCGATGCCGATTTCATGCAAAGCGCCATTGGCCTTGCCTGGCGTACCTTGGTGCTTTACCTGCTGGTAATGGCATTGGTCTGGATTGCCGGCTGGGTTAACTGA
- a CDS encoding chemotaxis protein CheA encodes MTIDLKQFHDVFFEEAEEHLSTIELLLLNLDLTNPDPEDINSIFRAAHSIKGGANMFGFSEISSVTHAMETVLDSVRRGILSITGEIIDAVLSGNDVARGALTVQRSGGDVDAASAQAITSQLEKISSAKSVVPAAGTAPAEHIPEGTSDGEGQAEAAVSGEQPVESADFGFFEENLPGQVDAGKATTRSDAHASASETLSIRVSTKKIDRLIDLVGELVIGHSILRLEQEVRMNNSSDVLALDLVNVDRNLRDLQEAALAIRMIPIAFVFDRFPRMVRDLSQRFGKKVELTMVGEATELDKALIEGIVDPLTHLIRNAIDHGIEMPDVRAAAGKTESGKITLSAGHQGGSIVIEVIDDGRGLSRDDILAVARKRGIAVSDSMSDAQVWQLIFEPGFSTAGQITDISGRGVGMDVVRRNIHKMGGRVEVRTMLNAGTSISIKLPLTLAILEGMSVRVGQEIFIIPLSHIAESLQPAAVPVSSMANRGQVVAVRGEYLPLISLAETFNLPGDAQCYDDGILVILEAEGGRTALFLDELMGQHQVVIKSLETNYRNVPGISGATIMGNGRVALILDVAHIVGICHNRIDKVA; translated from the coding sequence TTGACGATTGATCTGAAACAGTTCCACGATGTGTTCTTTGAGGAGGCCGAGGAGCATTTGTCGACGATTGAACTCTTGCTGCTCAATCTCGACCTCACAAATCCTGATCCCGAGGATATCAACAGCATTTTTCGTGCTGCCCATTCGATCAAGGGTGGCGCTAACATGTTTGGTTTCAGCGAAATCAGCAGCGTCACCCACGCCATGGAGACTGTGCTCGACAGTGTGCGACGCGGTATCCTGAGCATTACCGGCGAGATCATCGATGCCGTATTGAGTGGTAATGATGTCGCGCGCGGCGCCCTCACGGTGCAGCGGAGCGGAGGCGATGTGGATGCCGCAAGCGCCCAGGCCATCACATCACAACTGGAAAAAATTTCTTCGGCGAAATCTGTTGTGCCTGCTGCTGGAACCGCGCCGGCAGAGCACATACCCGAGGGTACAAGCGACGGCGAGGGACAAGCCGAAGCCGCAGTCAGCGGGGAACAGCCGGTTGAGTCCGCCGATTTCGGGTTCTTCGAGGAGAATCTTCCGGGGCAGGTTGACGCCGGCAAGGCAACCACCCGCAGCGATGCCCACGCCAGCGCTTCCGAAACCCTGTCGATCCGCGTCAGCACCAAGAAAATTGATCGCTTGATTGACCTAGTCGGTGAACTGGTGATCGGACATTCGATACTGCGGCTTGAGCAAGAAGTTCGCATGAACAATTCCAGCGACGTACTTGCCCTGGATCTCGTGAACGTCGACCGGAATCTCCGTGATTTGCAGGAAGCGGCGTTGGCGATCCGCATGATCCCGATCGCGTTCGTCTTCGATCGCTTCCCGCGCATGGTCAGGGATCTCTCGCAAAGGTTTGGCAAGAAGGTCGAGTTGACCATGGTCGGGGAGGCGACCGAACTGGACAAGGCGCTCATCGAAGGAATCGTCGATCCATTGACGCACCTGATACGCAACGCGATCGATCACGGCATCGAGATGCCGGATGTACGCGCCGCGGCGGGCAAGACGGAAAGCGGCAAAATTACACTCAGTGCCGGCCACCAGGGCGGCTCGATCGTGATCGAAGTGATCGACGACGGCCGCGGCCTGTCGCGCGACGATATCCTCGCCGTAGCGCGCAAGCGTGGTATCGCCGTGTCGGACTCGATGAGCGACGCGCAGGTGTGGCAACTCATCTTCGAGCCTGGCTTCTCGACCGCCGGGCAAATCACCGATATCTCCGGCCGCGGCGTCGGCATGGATGTGGTACGCCGAAACATTCACAAGATGGGCGGTCGGGTCGAGGTCCGGACCATGCTCAACGCCGGCACATCCATCTCGATCAAACTGCCGTTGACGCTGGCGATCCTGGAAGGCATGTCGGTGCGCGTGGGCCAGGAAATTTTTATCATCCCGCTCAGCCATATCGCGGAGTCCCTGCAGCCAGCGGCGGTACCGGTGAGCAGTATGGCCAACCGCGGGCAGGTCGTGGCGGTGCGTGGCGAATATCTACCGCTGATCTCCCTTGCCGAGACGTTCAACCTGCCGGGTGATGCGCAGTGTTACGACGATGGAATCCTGGTGATCCTGGAGGCAGAGGGAGGGAGGACCGCGCTTTTCCTGGACGAACTGATGGGGCAGCACCAGGTGGTCATCAAGAGCCTGGAGACAAATTACCGCAATGTACCGGGGATATCGGGCGCGACCATCATGGGCAACGGGCGCGTTGCGCTGATCCTGGATGTCGCCCACATCGTCGGGATTTGTCATAACCGGATCGACAAGGTGGCCTGA